A region from the Salvelinus sp. IW2-2015 linkage group LG19, ASM291031v2, whole genome shotgun sequence genome encodes:
- the LOC111979159 gene encoding THAP domain-containing protein 1 A: MGGCSAPNCSNSTTIGKQLFRFPKEPIRKKKWLVNCRRNFLPTPHSRLCQNHFELSQFEEIARSPAGGKKLKPNAIPTLFNVRDPPYPVTPQIVLPLKPEPVERDLNVGDHGYARRQTTLGMEEDDADELHKAEERPCIHCQHYRTLLEQEMQHTARLQKEVEEMKKRMFRLDRIERGLQTFLYEDQVRALTLTKRSRRAVWSHETVLKARKIRCAVGGKGYEFLRELGYPLPSYRTLCNRLDNKIMLTTAMGCDELAELGLGIISTCDSPEGDGDDEAFIGVIS; encoded by the exons ATGGGTGGGTGCTCCGCTCCAAATTGCTCAAACTCAACAACCATTGGGAAGCAACTGTTTCGTTTTCCAAAAGAGCCTATACGTAAGAAGAAATGGCTTGTAAACTGCCGGCGTAATTTTCTACCAACTCCACATTCCAGACTGTGTCAG AACCATTTTGAGCTGAGTCAGTTTGAAGAAATCGCCAGGTCGCCAGCAGGGGGAAAGAAGCTGAAACCAAATGCCATCCCCACTCTTTTCAATGTGCGAGATCCACCTTATCCCGTAACCCCACAGATAGTGCTACCACTCAAGCCAGAGCCAG TGGAGAGGGATCTCAATGTGGGGGATCATGGCTACGCACGACGGCAAACAACTCTAGGCATGGAGGAAGATGATGCTGATGAACTACACAAGGCAGAGGAACGTCCCTGCATCCATTGTCAACATTACAGAACACTGCTGGAACAAGAAATGCAACACACAGCCAGATTACAGAAAGAG GTAGAGGAAATGAAAAAGCGAATGTTCAGACTGGACAGAATAGAGAGGGGCCTCCAGACATTTCTGTATGAAGACCAGGTCCGCGCCCTGACACTGACCAAGCGTTCCCGGAGAGCTGTGTGGTCCCACGAGACAGTGCTGAAGGCCCGTAAGATCCGATGTGCGGTCGGTGGTAAAGGTTATGAATTCCTCCGGGAGTTAGGCTACCCCCTGCCCTCTTATAGAACTTTATGCAACCGCCTGGATAACAAAATCATGTTGACGACAGCCATGGGGTGTGATGAGCTGGCAGAGCTAGGTCTAGGAATCATATCCACATGTGATAGTCCAGAGGGAGATGGGGACGATGAGGCTTTCATTGGAGTGATCTCATGA